Part of the Geoanaerobacter pelophilus genome, CTGTACAAGGCGATCCTCGACCTTGCGCTACGCTACCCTGAGGCAAAGGCAATCTTTGTCTATGCTACCTGTGTTACCGCCATGACCGGCGATGATGTGGAGGCGGTCTGCCAGGCGGCTGCGGAAAAGGTGGCGGTTCCGGTTATTCCGGTCAATACTCCCGGCTTTATCGGCGACAAGAATATCGGCAACCGGCTGGCTGGCGAGATCCTGTTCAAGTACGTCATCGGAAAGGCTGAGCCACCGGTGCTTGGAGAATACCCGATAAACCTTATTGGCGAGTACAACATTGCCGGAGACCTCTGGGGGATGCTACCACTCTTCGACCGGCTGGGAATCCAGATACTCTCCTGCTTTTCCGGTGATGCCAAATTCGAGGAGCTTCGCTACGCCCATCGAGCCAAGCTGAACATTATTATCTGTTCCAAATCGCTGACCAATCTGGCGAAAAAGATGCAAAAGACCTTCGGCATGCCGTACCTTGAGGAATCGTTCTATGGCATGACCGATACGGCCAAGGCGTTGCGGGACATTGCCATCGCCCTGGACGATGCGGTCAACGGCTTGGAGAAAAGAACGATGCAGGACCGGGTGGAACGGCTGCTGGAAGAAGAAGAGACCAAGTGTCGTGAGCGGCTGGCGCCATACCGGGCAAGGCTTGAGGGGAAACGCTCGGTACTCTTTACCGGCGGGGTCAAGACCTGGTCGATGGTCAATGCCCTGAGGGAGTTGGGAGTTGAGATCCTGGCTGCTGGCACCCAGAATTCGACTCTGGAAGACTTTTACCGGATGAAAGGGTTGATGCACAAAGATGCCAAGATCATTGAAGACACCTCCACCGCCGGTTTGCTCGGCGTCATGCGGGAGAAGATGCCTGATCTGATTGTGGCCGGCGGCAAGACCAAGTTCCTGGCATTGAAGACCAAGACCCCGTTTCTCGATATCAACCATGGCCGCTCCCACCCCTATGCCGGTTATGAAGGGATGGTCACCTTTGCCAAGCAGCTGGACCTGACTGTCAACAACCCGATCTGGCCGGCTTTGAATGCTCCGGCGCCGTGGGAACAGGGTGAAGAGCAGCTGCAGGAGCATGTTCAGACGGCATTTCGGCATGCCGAAACCTTTCTTGCTGAAGACATTTCTGTTTCGCGGGTCAAGGTTCCCACCAAATTCGCCACGGTGAACCCACAGAAAAACTCTCCGGCTCTTGGGGCGACTCTGGCTTTTCTCGGCATTGACCAGATGCTTGGCCTGCTGCATGGAGCCCAGGGATGTTCAACGTTTATCAGGTTACAGTTATCGCGTCACTTTAAGGAATCCATTGCCCTCAACTCAACAGCAATGAGTGAAGATACTGCCATTTTCGGCGGCTGGGAGAATTTGAAGAAAGGGATCGGCCGGGTCATTGAAAAATTTCAGCCAGGCGTGGTGGGGGTCATGACCTCCGGCCTGACCGAGACCATGGGGGATGATGTACGGAGCGCCATTGTTCATTTCCGCCAGGAACACCCTGAACACCAAACCGTTCCGGTGGTCTGGGCGTCAACCCCGGATTACTGCGGCTCACTGCAGGAGGGGTATGCAGCAGCAGTCGAGGCGATTGTCTCTACTCTTCCTGAGGGTGGTGAGCCGATCGCCGGACAGGTGAACCTGCTTCCCGGCGCCCATCTGACCCCGGCTGATGTGGAAGAGATCAAGGAACTGGTCGCAGCGTTCGGCCTGACTGTGCTCTGTATCCCTGATATTGCCAATGCCCTGGATGGTCACATCGACGCCGAGGTCTCGCCACTTTCCACCGGCGGGATAACAGTAGAGGCGATCAAAAAGGCGGGTCGCAGTATTGCCACCATCTTTGTCGGGGATTCGTTAGCAAAGGCGGCATTGGTCCTGAAAGAGAAGTTCGGCATTCCTTCCTACGGGTTCACCTCGGTTACCGGCCTGGAAGAGGTTGATTTGCTTATGGCTTCCCTCTCGGCCATCAGCGGGCAGCCGGTCCCGGAAAAACAGCTCCGGTGGCGCAGCAGGCTTATGGATGCCATGGTTGACAGCCATTACCAATTCGGCAACAAGAAGGTGGCCCTGGCACTGGAAGCCGACAACCTGAAAACCATTGCCCGGTTCCTGTCAGGGATGGGGTGTGAGATCCAGGCTGCCATCAGCGCCACTCGCACCAGGGGCCTCGATGGTTTACCCTGTGCGAATGTCTTTGTTGGTGATTTGGAAGACCTGGAGTCGGCGGCGGTTGGCGCTGACCTGCTGGTGGCAAACAGCAACGGTCGCCAGGCTGCTGCCAAGCTCAAGATTGGCGCTCATTTGCGGGCCGGACTGCCGGTGTTTGACCGGCTGGGTGCCCACCAGAAGATGTGGGTCGGTTATCGCGGCACCATGAATCTAGTTTTCGAGGTGGCCAATATTTTCCAGAGCAACGCCAAGGAAGCCCAAAAACTGGCGCACAACTGATGGTGGAGCTGACCGGCAACATCTGGGACTACTGGGGCAAGGCGATTATCGTAGTCACCACCAACGGCAGTCTTACCAGGGATGGCCGGGCGATTCTGGGGCGAGGGGTGGCACGCCAGGCACTGGAATACTGCCCTGATCTGGCGTACCGTCTTGGAATGCTTCTCAAAGCTCATGGCAATCATGTTACTGACTTGGGAAACAACCTGGCAAGTTTTCCCGTGGAAGAGACCGCCTGGTCGCTTCCTGACATGCAACTCATTGTCCGCTCGGCATTGGAGCTGAGGCAGCTTGCCGACAGCAAGGGGTGGCGCCAGGTTGTCGTCCCCCGCCCGGGCTGCGGCGGCGGAGGGTTGCAGTGGCAGGATGTCGAACCTCTACTATCTAAGTATTTCGATGACCGTTTTCTGGTTATAACAGCCGCGCAGTAGCTCCATTCACCGCAATTTTTTCATCTTTATCATTTCTTGATGCAGACACCCCACAAATTGACACCCAATTTATCCGGCTCCTGCTACGGTAGCATCATGGGACTGAGACTACCTGAGTAAGGGGGCAACAATGAAAGCATATCTGTTCGATACAGAAACCGGACTGTTCGAGGGTGAATCTTTTGCAGATGTTGCTATGCTTAACAATGAAGATGGCATAACCACAGTGGCTCCTCCGGAATATGAACATGGTCAGGTGCCGATATTTGACCGCAGGAAGAACGAATGGACAGTGATACCGATCAATATAGCAAAGCAGTTACTCAATAAGCGCACTATTGAAATAACGGAGAAAGCGCAATGAGCACATATGATGGGATGCAAATAATTCTTTTTTCTATGGTTCTGCTGGCGCTGATAAAGCCGCTCGGTAGCTACATGGCCAAGGTTTACCAAGGGGAGAGGACTTTACTGACCTCCGTTTTAGCTCCCTGTGAAAATTTTCTCTATCGGATCAGTGGGGTGAATAAAGATGAAGAGATGGGGTGGCAACGTTACGCTTTGGCCATGTTGCTCTTCAACCTGGCGCTCTTTGTGGCGCTATTCGCTATCCTGATAACCCAGCACCTGTTGCCGCTCAATCCGCAGAAGTTGCCGGCTTTTTCCTGGCAACTGGCGCTCAACACGGCAATCAGTTTTACCACCAACACCAACTGGCAGGCCTATGCCGGCGAACAGGCCGCCAGCTACTTCACCCAGATGGTGGGGCTGACGGTGCACAATTTTGTCTCTGCGGCCACCGGCATGGCCATCGTCATTGCTCTGATCCGCGGCTTTTGCCGGCGCAAAACCTCCATGCTGGGCAATTTCTGGGTGGACATGACCCGCAGTGTTCTCTATATCCTGCTCCCCATCTCACTGGTAGCTGCTCTTGTCCTTGTCTCCCAGGGGGTGATTCAGAACTTCAACCCATACAAGACTGTTCCGTTGCTGCAGGAAACCAGTTACGACAAACCGAAGCTTGACGACAAGGGAAGCCCGCTCAAGGATGGCAATGGACACCCGGTTATTGAGAAAGTGATCGTCAAAGAGGTGCAGATCCCGATGGGACCGGTTGCCTCTCAGGAGGCGATCAAGGAGCTGGGGACCAACGGCGGCGGCTTCTTCAATGCCAACTCGGCCCACCCCTTTGAAAACCCGACCCCGCTCTCGAATATGCTGGAGATACTGCTCATTCTGCTGATTCCCGGCGCATTGACCTACACCTTCGGCGTTATGGTAGGCAACACCCGGCAGGGGTGGGCGCTCTTGGGAGTCATGCTGTTTGTGATGATTTTAGCCTTTGGAGTTTTGCAGAGTGTCGAGAGCAGCGGCAACCCGCTGGTTGCCAACCTCGGAGTACAGAGTGTCAACATGGAAGGGAAGGAAGTCCGCTTCGGCCTGGCCGGTAGTTCGCTATTCACCGTGGCAACCACCGGAACCTCTTGTGGGGCAGTCAATACCATGCACGACTCGCTCACCCCGCTCGGCGGCATGGTGCCTTTGAGCCTGATCCTGTTGGGCGAGATCATCTTCGGCGGGGTCGGCTCCGGTCTCTACACCATGCTCGCCTTCTCCATCATCGCGGTTTTCGTCTCCGGTCTGATGATCGGCCGGACCCCTGAATACTTGGGAAAGAAGATCGAGGTGCGGGAGATGTGGCTGTCGATCCTGACGATCCTCACCGCCGGGGTGGTGGTCCTGATCCTGTCGGGAATTGCCATGGTCACCCCTCAGGCAGTGTCATCCATGGCCAACCCTGGTGCCCACGGCCTCTCCGAAGTGTTTTACGGCATTGCCTCCATGGCCAACAACAACGGCAGCGCCTTTGCCGGGTTAAACGCCAACGTCAGCTTCTATAACCTCCTCGGATCTCTGGCCATGATAATAGGTCGCTACGTGCCGGCCGTAGCGGTATTGGCCATGGCCGGATCACTGGCGGAAAAGAAATATGTTCCCCCGAGCCTGGGGACCCTCCCCACCGACAAAGCGCCGTTCGCCATCTGGCTGACGCTGGTAATCCTTATCGTCGGTGCGCTTACCTTCTTCCCTGCCATGTCGCTTGGACCGATTGTCGAACAGCTGACCATGCTGGGAGGTAATTAGCAATGTCGAAACATTCAGCTGAACCGATATCAATCTTCGACAGGCGGATAATCAAACCCGCCCTGATCGAATCCCTGAAAAAACTCGATCCCCGCATTCTCTGGCGCAATCCAGTCATGTTCTGCGTCGAGATTGCCAGTGCCATCACCCTGATCACCTTTATCATGTCACTCACCGGAGCCAACCGTGAACCGGCCTGGTTCACCGGCTCTGTCTCCATCTGGCTCTGGTTGACAGTAATCTTCTCCACCTTTGCCGAGGCATTGGCTGAAGGCCGTGGCAAGGCCCGGGCCGCATCTCTGAGAAAGAGCCGGACGGATGTAACTGCCAAGCGTCTGGAACAGCCTGAATTCGGCAGCAGTTACGCCACGGTAGGGGCCAGTCAGCTGCGCAAAGGGGATCTGATTCTGGTTGAAGCCAACGACATGATCGCCGGTGACGGCGATGTCGTAGCTGGAGCTGCTCTGGTGAATGAATCAGCCGTCACTGGTGAGTCGGCTCCGGTGGTCCGCGAATCAGGCGGAGATCGGAGCGCGGTCACCGGGGGCACCACGGTCATTGCCAACGCCATTATCGTCAGAATCACCGCTAACCCCGGTGAAACATTCCTGGATCGTATGATCGGCCTGATAGAAGGAGCCAAGCGCCGCAAGACCCCCAACGAGATCGCTCTGGAGGTATTGCTCATCGCCTTGACCCTGGTATTTTTGCTGGTTTGCGCCAACATCAGTCCGCTTTCAATTTACAGCGTCAAGGCCGCCGGACAGGGGACACCGGTTTCGTTGACCATCCTGGTGGCGCTCTTTGTCTGTCTGGCTCCAACCACTATTGCTGCGCTGTTACCCGCAATCGGCATTGCCGGTATGGATCGTCTCTTTCAGAAGAACGTCATTGCCCTCTCCGGCAGGGCCATCGAGGCAGCCGGCGATGTCAACGTTTTGTTGCTTGACAAGACCGGCACCATTACCCATGGCAACCGCGAGGCAGTATCATTTGTCCCGGTTGGCGGACACAGTGAGCAAGAGTTGGCCGAGGCAGCCCTGATGGCATCCATAACTGACGAGACCCCGGAAGGACGGAGCGTGATTCTGCTTGCCAGTCAGAAATACGGTCTCACTAAGGATGCCCCACCTGATGGAGCCGAAACTATCACTTTCAGCGCCGACACCCGCCTCTCGGGGATTAATGCTGAGGGGCGGAAATACCGCAAGGGAGCTAGCGATGCAACGATCTCCTTCGTGAAAAACCTGGGAGGTAAGTCAGTACCCGGCGATCTCGAAGGTGTTGTTGACAAGATTGCCCGGGCCGGGGCAACCCCATTAGTGGTAAGCAAAGACAATGAGATCCTGGGAGTGATTAATCTTAAGGACATCGTCAAAGCCGGCATCCAGGAGCGCTTTCTGCAACTGCGCAGCATGGGGATCAAGACGGTTATGATCACTGGCGATAACCCACTGACCGCTGCTGCCATCGCCGCCGAGGCCCAGGTGGACGACTTCCTGGCCCAGGCCAAGCCGGAGGAGAAACTGCGGCTGATCCGCGAGTACCAGGAGCAGGGATTCATGGTGGCCATGACCGGCGACGGCACCAACGACGCCCCGGCCCTGGCCCAGGCCGACGTGGCGGTTGCCATGAACACCGGCACCCAGCCGGCCCGGGAGGCGGCCAATATCATCGATCTTGACAGCAACCCCACCAAGTTGCTGGACATCGTCGAGGTGGGCAAGCAGATCCTGATGACGCGCGGCAACCTGACAACCTTCAGCATCTCCAACGATGTGGCCAAGTACTTTGCCATCATTCCGGCGATGATGCTCTCAATTTATCCGCAGCTGGGAGTATTGAACGTCATGCATCTGGCGAGTCCCTTCAGCGCCATACTTTCCGCTGTGATCTTCAATGCGGTCATCATTCCGATGCTGGTGCCTCTGGCCCTGAGAGGGACCAAGTTTCTTCCTCTGCCGGCGGAGAAGTTGCTGATCCACAACCTCCTCATCTACGGAGTCGGCGGGATGATCGCTCCGTTTGTCGGGATCAAGGCAATCGATCTGATGATTGGGATGGTCGTTTAAGGGGAGGGCGATATGCTTTCAAAGAGGAGAATAAAGCCATGAACGAACTAAAACCAGCAATCCTGATGCTCATAGTGTTCACCATCATCTGCGGCGGCATTTATCCGGCGGTGGTTACTGGCCTTGCATATGCCGTTTTCCCAAAACAGGCCAAAGGAAGCTTTGTTGTAGACAAAACAAACAGAGAGATCGGTTCGATATTGATCGGTCAGCCCTTTTCCGACCCCAAATATTTCTGGCCGCGTCCTTCCACCACCACCGATTTTGGCTACAATCCTGCTGGGTCCAGTGGTTCCAATGCCGGTCCCACCAATCCGGATTATCTGAAAACTGTTAGTGATCGTGTTAAGGCGCTCCACGATTCAGGAGTGACCGGTTCTGTTCCGGCAGATCTTGTGCAGGGCTCGGCCAGCGGCCTCGATCCGCATATTACACCGGAAGCCGCCTTGGTACAGGTACCGCGTGTTGCCAGGGCACGTGGCGTCTCGGAAATTTCAGTCAAGCAGGCTGTCTCTCAGGCTACTGAAGGGCTGCAATTTGGCGTACTGGGAGCACCGCGGGTAAATCTGCTTGTATTGAACCTCGAATTGGATAAATTTACCAGATGATGTCATACAGTGACGACATTCGGCCTTCGCCGGAGGCGATGCTCAGATTGGCCCAGGCTGAAGAAGTAAAGGCTGAAGTGGGGAAGCTGAAGATATTTCTCGGTTACGCTGCCGGGGTGGGGAAGACCTTTGCCATGCTGGAGGCGGCTGATCTGCGAAAGCAGGAAGGGCGCGATGTGGTGGTCGGCTATGTGGAGTCCCATGGCCGGTTTGAGACCGATTCACTGCTTTCCTTCACCGGCCTGGAGATCCTCCCTAAAAAGCTGATCGAATATCAGGGGGTGCAGCTGCCGGAGCTGGACCTTGATGCTGTCTTGGACCGCAGACCGCAGATCGTCCTTGTTGATGAACTGGCGCACTCTAACGCCCCTGGTTGCCGTCACGAGAAACGCTGGCAGGACGTTGAAGAGTTGCTGGCAGCAGGAATAGATGTTTATACCACGGTTAACATCCAGCATTTCGAGAGTCTCAATGACGTGGTGACCCAGATTACCGGGGTCGTGGTTCGGGAAACCGTGCCTGACAGGCTGTTGGACCTGGCTTTCGAGATCAAGCTGATTGATATCTCGCCGGAAGATTTGTTGCAACGGTTGAAAGAAGGCAAGGTTTATATCCCGGCGCAGGCTACCAAGGCGATGGAGAAATTCTTCCGACTCGGTAATCTGATGGCGTTGCGGGAACTATCGCTACGCCGGGCTGCCGCAAGGGTCGACGACCAGATGCGGGCCTACATGGAGACCCAGTCGATCGCCGGGCCGTGGCCCACTGCGGAGCGCCTTCTGGTCTGCGTCAGCGGCAGCCCTTACAGCGAAAAACTGATTCGAGCCACCTGCCGGTTGGCTGAGGAGTTAAAGGCTCAGTGGTTAACTGTATATATCGAAACTCCAGGGGGCGGTCGTCAGGTCCAGGAGAACCGGGAAAGAATCTGGCGCGACCTGCGCCTGGCAGAAAGCCTGGGGGCCCAGGTGGCAACCGTAACTGCGACCGATATCACTGATGCGCTCATGGAATACGCTTCCCGGCACAATGTTACCAAGATTGTCATGGGGAAGCCGCATAAACCCCGCTGGCGAGAAATTTTGCAGCCGCCGATCGTGGATCGCATCATTCGGAGAAGCGGGGCCTTAGATGTGGTTGTTGTCAGTTTTGAACAGGACGAATCTGCTGGCACAGCAATCGTACACAGGCGCAGTCGCCCCTTGAAGTTGACCGGTTACGCAGCCAGCCTGGTGCTGATTGCCGCCGCTACGTTACTTTGCGAACTGTTGCGCCCCTTCCTTGACCCTACCAATATGGTGATGTTCTATCTGCTGGCAGTGGTGGTGGCATCGGTGCGTCTTGGCCGTAAACCAGCCATTGCTACGGCGTTTTTCGGGGTGCTGGCGTTTGATTTCTTTTTTGTGCCACCCAGACTGACTTTTGCAGTGGCCGATACCCAGTATCTGC contains:
- the kdpA gene encoding potassium-transporting ATPase subunit KdpA yields the protein MSTYDGMQIILFSMVLLALIKPLGSYMAKVYQGERTLLTSVLAPCENFLYRISGVNKDEEMGWQRYALAMLLFNLALFVALFAILITQHLLPLNPQKLPAFSWQLALNTAISFTTNTNWQAYAGEQAASYFTQMVGLTVHNFVSAATGMAIVIALIRGFCRRKTSMLGNFWVDMTRSVLYILLPISLVAALVLVSQGVIQNFNPYKTVPLLQETSYDKPKLDDKGSPLKDGNGHPVIEKVIVKEVQIPMGPVASQEAIKELGTNGGGFFNANSAHPFENPTPLSNMLEILLILLIPGALTYTFGVMVGNTRQGWALLGVMLFVMILAFGVLQSVESSGNPLVANLGVQSVNMEGKEVRFGLAGSSLFTVATTGTSCGAVNTMHDSLTPLGGMVPLSLILLGEIIFGGVGSGLYTMLAFSIIAVFVSGLMIGRTPEYLGKKIEVREMWLSILTILTAGVVVLILSGIAMVTPQAVSSMANPGAHGLSEVFYGIASMANNNGSAFAGLNANVSFYNLLGSLAMIIGRYVPAVAVLAMAGSLAEKKYVPPSLGTLPTDKAPFAIWLTLVILIVGALTFFPAMSLGPIVEQLTMLGGN
- a CDS encoding ADP-ribose-binding protein, whose translation is MVELTGNIWDYWGKAIIVVTTNGSLTRDGRAILGRGVARQALEYCPDLAYRLGMLLKAHGNHVTDLGNNLASFPVEETAWSLPDMQLIVRSALELRQLADSKGWRQVVVPRPGCGGGGLQWQDVEPLLSKYFDDRFLVITAAQ
- the kdpB gene encoding potassium-transporting ATPase subunit KdpB, with the translated sequence MSKHSAEPISIFDRRIIKPALIESLKKLDPRILWRNPVMFCVEIASAITLITFIMSLTGANREPAWFTGSVSIWLWLTVIFSTFAEALAEGRGKARAASLRKSRTDVTAKRLEQPEFGSSYATVGASQLRKGDLILVEANDMIAGDGDVVAGAALVNESAVTGESAPVVRESGGDRSAVTGGTTVIANAIIVRITANPGETFLDRMIGLIEGAKRRKTPNEIALEVLLIALTLVFLLVCANISPLSIYSVKAAGQGTPVSLTILVALFVCLAPTTIAALLPAIGIAGMDRLFQKNVIALSGRAIEAAGDVNVLLLDKTGTITHGNREAVSFVPVGGHSEQELAEAALMASITDETPEGRSVILLASQKYGLTKDAPPDGAETITFSADTRLSGINAEGRKYRKGASDATISFVKNLGGKSVPGDLEGVVDKIARAGATPLVVSKDNEILGVINLKDIVKAGIQERFLQLRSMGIKTVMITGDNPLTAAAIAAEAQVDDFLAQAKPEEKLRLIREYQEQGFMVAMTGDGTNDAPALAQADVAVAMNTGTQPAREAANIIDLDSNPTKLLDIVEVGKQILMTRGNLTTFSISNDVAKYFAIIPAMMLSIYPQLGVLNVMHLASPFSAILSAVIFNAVIIPMLVPLALRGTKFLPLPAEKLLIHNLLIYGVGGMIAPFVGIKAIDLMIGMVV
- a CDS encoding bifunctional nitrogenase iron-molybdenum cofactor biosynthesis protein NifEN, coding for MARPDYYDAPECDTHQEKGAPKFCKKSEPGEGAERSCAYDGARVVLMPITDVIHLVHGPIACAGNSWDNRGARSSDSQLYRRGFTTEMLENDVIFGGEKKLYKAILDLALRYPEAKAIFVYATCVTAMTGDDVEAVCQAAAEKVAVPVIPVNTPGFIGDKNIGNRLAGEILFKYVIGKAEPPVLGEYPINLIGEYNIAGDLWGMLPLFDRLGIQILSCFSGDAKFEELRYAHRAKLNIIICSKSLTNLAKKMQKTFGMPYLEESFYGMTDTAKALRDIAIALDDAVNGLEKRTMQDRVERLLEEEETKCRERLAPYRARLEGKRSVLFTGGVKTWSMVNALRELGVEILAAGTQNSTLEDFYRMKGLMHKDAKIIEDTSTAGLLGVMREKMPDLIVAGGKTKFLALKTKTPFLDINHGRSHPYAGYEGMVTFAKQLDLTVNNPIWPALNAPAPWEQGEEQLQEHVQTAFRHAETFLAEDISVSRVKVPTKFATVNPQKNSPALGATLAFLGIDQMLGLLHGAQGCSTFIRLQLSRHFKESIALNSTAMSEDTAIFGGWENLKKGIGRVIEKFQPGVVGVMTSGLTETMGDDVRSAIVHFRQEHPEHQTVPVVWASTPDYCGSLQEGYAAAVEAIVSTLPEGGEPIAGQVNLLPGAHLTPADVEEIKELVAAFGLTVLCIPDIANALDGHIDAEVSPLSTGGITVEAIKKAGRSIATIFVGDSLAKAALVLKEKFGIPSYGFTSVTGLEEVDLLMASLSAISGQPVPEKQLRWRSRLMDAMVDSHYQFGNKKVALALEADNLKTIARFLSGMGCEIQAAISATRTRGLDGLPCANVFVGDLEDLESAAVGADLLVANSNGRQAAAKLKIGAHLRAGLPVFDRLGAHQKMWVGYRGTMNLVFEVANIFQSNAKEAQKLAHN
- the kdpC gene encoding potassium-transporting ATPase subunit KdpC; the protein is MNELKPAILMLIVFTIICGGIYPAVVTGLAYAVFPKQAKGSFVVDKTNREIGSILIGQPFSDPKYFWPRPSTTTDFGYNPAGSSGSNAGPTNPDYLKTVSDRVKALHDSGVTGSVPADLVQGSASGLDPHITPEAALVQVPRVARARGVSEISVKQAVSQATEGLQFGVLGAPRVNLLVLNLELDKFTR
- a CDS encoding sensor histidine kinase — its product is MMSYSDDIRPSPEAMLRLAQAEEVKAEVGKLKIFLGYAAGVGKTFAMLEAADLRKQEGRDVVVGYVESHGRFETDSLLSFTGLEILPKKLIEYQGVQLPELDLDAVLDRRPQIVLVDELAHSNAPGCRHEKRWQDVEELLAAGIDVYTTVNIQHFESLNDVVTQITGVVVRETVPDRLLDLAFEIKLIDISPEDLLQRLKEGKVYIPAQATKAMEKFFRLGNLMALRELSLRRAAARVDDQMRAYMETQSIAGPWPTAERLLVCVSGSPYSEKLIRATCRLAEELKAQWLTVYIETPGGGRQVQENRERIWRDLRLAESLGAQVATVTATDITDALMEYASRHNVTKIVMGKPHKPRWREILQPPIVDRIIRRSGALDVVVVSFEQDESAGTAIVHRRSRPLKLTGYAASLVLIAAATLLCELLRPFLDPTNMVMFYLLAVVVASVRLGRKPAIATAFFGVLAFDFFFVPPRLTFAVADTQYLLTFLGLFVVSVVISSLVVRARERAEAMRTREVQTASLYYLSRDLAASVDIDAVLKAVVRNAEEALNAQVVIFLPEGERLDIMAASEGLTLDIKEQAVADWAFRNNHQAGRATDTLVSADLIYLPLQTPASVLGVMGVQLQQEQDYHAQDNRRLLEAFATQAAMAMERIRFSRQAEQAQILQARENLERALLNSISHDLRTPLSSVTGVLTCLKEEGEHLNDHARRELLDTACSEAERLNRFVGNLLDMTRIEAGAVKLNSEPCDVQDLVGCALAALEPRIAGREVSFRMLTELPLVPMDLVLMTQVMVNLVDNSLKYSPSGTAIELTAATDSSWLILELRDHGPGVPEHDLRRIFDKFYRIPVPEGAGGTGLGLSICKGIVEAHNGSIVAENLPAGGLRIELRLPLQKRQGEPRDS